One genomic segment of [Phormidium] sp. ETS-05 includes these proteins:
- a CDS encoding CHAT domain-containing protein, which translates to MVEITFFLIMQTLYINLDFSGKEEVELSYYMDNPTSVGGDSLTEALTLSAGEIADLMKMAERKYGTLALEECVTTGRKLYQWLDANKWLSRALSRLRGECVVLAIAAGGKMAHLPWETLHDSRTFLVQRQGGAVVPVRWLPDVGAIPSSTLEAAAILAANSGRDGRGDPAQKVNKPLRVLFMASSPLNTLPVMNLEAQEVQMLAATQNLSGLRRDTGGAYRGVGDMGLPEENDPPLAPGGGGAAKNLSAPGEVELVVEESGCLVELARLVDFYGADYFDVLHLRGNTTLFDGQPQFISETETGAPHRANAEAIAETLQFYWPPLVFLGACRTGALEKEEAPSAMAQALLNQGATAVLVSWRLAAEKDAAGAAAVFTVAARLGRMW; encoded by the coding sequence GTGGTAGAGATAACTTTCTTCTTAATTATGCAGACGCTCTATATCAATCTGGATTTCTCAGGGAAGGAAGAGGTGGAGCTGAGCTACTACATGGACAATCCCACATCTGTGGGCGGGGATTCTCTCACGGAAGCTCTCACCCTAAGCGCGGGAGAAATTGCCGACTTGATGAAAATGGCGGAGCGAAAATATGGGACGCTGGCTCTGGAGGAATGCGTCACTACAGGACGGAAGTTATATCAATGGTTAGATGCCAATAAATGGTTGAGTCGGGCGCTGTCGAGATTGAGGGGGGAATGTGTGGTTTTAGCCATTGCTGCTGGGGGCAAAATGGCTCATCTGCCTTGGGAAACTCTTCACGATAGCAGAACTTTCCTGGTGCAGCGACAAGGCGGAGCGGTGGTGCCAGTGCGCTGGTTGCCGGATGTGGGGGCAATACCATCATCAACCCTGGAGGCTGCAGCAATATTAGCGGCAAACAGTGGGCGAGATGGGAGGGGCGACCCCGCCCAGAAGGTAAATAAGCCCTTGCGGGTGTTGTTTATGGCGAGTTCGCCGTTGAATACGCTGCCAGTAATGAATTTGGAAGCCCAAGAGGTTCAGATGTTGGCAGCTACCCAAAATTTGAGTGGGCTCAGGCGCGATACTGGCGGGGCGTATAGGGGCGTTGGAGATATGGGTTTGCCCGAGGAGAATGATCCGCCACTGGCACCGGGTGGGGGTGGAGCGGCGAAAAACTTGTCTGCACCAGGTGAGGTGGAGCTAGTAGTAGAAGAAAGCGGCTGTTTGGTGGAATTAGCCCGCTTGGTGGATTTTTACGGGGCTGATTATTTTGACGTGCTGCATTTGCGGGGAAATACGACGCTGTTTGATGGGCAACCGCAGTTTATCTCGGAGACGGAAACGGGAGCGCCACACCGGGCGAATGCGGAGGCGATCGCCGAGACGTTGCAATTTTACTGGCCACCCCTGGTATTTTTAGGAGCATGCCGCACGGGAGCGCTGGAAAAAGAGGAGGCGCCATCAGCGATGGCTCAAGCGCTGCTAAATCAGGGGGCGACGGCGGTCCTGGTAAGCTGGCGACTGGCGGCGGAAAAGGATGCGGCTGGGGCGGCAGCAGTTTTTACGGTAGCTGCGCGGCTGGGGAGAATGTGGTAA